The genomic stretch GCTCCCGCTTCACTGGGGACGAGGGCGCGCTTCCACTCGACGGCTTCGTCGCACGCCTCCGCGGGGAGATCGCGTCGCGCAAGCTCATGCTCCGCAGCCGGTAGTCGGAATCCGGATACACGCGCGGGAACGGCGCCCTACACCACCCGCGCGTGCTTCAACGCCGTTCGACCGGACGCGCGAAGATCATCTTGCCACCCGCCGAAGGCAGGATGCTGGTCACTTCCACCTCGATCGACTTGCCGATCTGCGGCGCGCCGTTCTCCACCACGACCATCGAGCCGTCCGCGAGGTACCCGACCGCCTGCCCCGCGTCGCGTCCGGGCTTCACCAGGTCCACCCGCACCCGCTCGCCGGCCTGCAACTCGGTGTGCAGCGCCTTCGACAACGCGTTCATGTTGAGGCAAGGCACCCCGTGAAACTGCGCGCGTTGCGTCAGCGGGAAGTCCGTCGTCAGCAACTTCGCCTTCATCGTCTGAGCGAGAAACACGAGCTTCTCCTCCGATCCGCCGCCTTTACTCGCATCGCTCTCCACGACGCGCAGATCGACGTGTGGAAGCGCGCGCAGCTCGTTGAGCGCGCTCAACCCGCGTCGCCCGCGCGCCTGCCGCGACGGCTCGCGCGCGTCCGCCATCTCGTGCAGTTCGCGCACCACGAACTCCGGCACGATCAATGCCGAAGCGAGGAAGTGCGCCTCGCAGATCCGCACGATCCTCCCGTCGATCAACGCGCTCGTGTCCAGCACCACGAGCGGCACGTCCACCTCGTGCGGCACGAAACGCACGTACGGGATCACGAGCTGAAACTCGTCCGCGCCTCTCAACGCCAAGACCATGCCCAGATAACCACAGATCAAAAACAGCGCCAATCGCACGAGAAACACGATCTGCTCCTCGCCGTATTCGAGAAGTGGTGACGAACCGATCAACCACGCCACGAGCGTCCCCACTCCCAAACCGAACGTCACCGCAGACATCCCCCGCAGCGAAAAGCCCTTCAGCAACACGTCCGTCAGCACGGTGAGCGCGCCGATCAATCCACCCACCACCGTACCGAGCAACCAGTAGCCGTCCCATTCCTTGACGGTGAAGGTCACCAGCCAGCCACCGAGGCAGCAGACGAGCAGAAAGACGACGCGGATGGGGAGCAGCGTTCGATTCACGGGTGAGCGCAGACTGCCGATCGCGGACCACGCCGCAAGCTTCAGGCGCGAACACCCTAGGGTTTCGGCCCAGCCTCCCTGCTCACCGTCCGAAGATCCACCACAACACGAGCGGAACTACCACGCCCGAGGCGGTCAAGACGTAGAGAATCGTCAATGCCCGCTGCGCCTTGCGCTGCACTTCCGGATCTTCATCGTTCGACTCCACGCATCCTTTCCGCTCATGAATCACTGGCTGGTCAAACAAGAACCCGACACCTACTCGTGGGAAGATTTCGTCGCCGACGGTCGCACAACGTGGGACGGCGTCCGCAACTTCCAAGCCCGCAACAACCTCCGCGCCATGAAGCGCGGCGACTCCGTGCTCTTCTATGCCAGCGTCGGGCCGAAATGCGTGATGGGCACCGCCAAGGTCGGCCGCGAGGCGTTTCCCGATCCGACCGCCGACGAAGGCGATTGGTCCGCCGTCGAACTCGTCGTCGACAAGACGCTCGAACACCCGGTCACCCTCGACGCGATCAAAGCCCGTCCCGACTTGGCCGAGCTTCCCCTCATCCGCCAAAGCCGCCTCTCCGTCATGCCACTGAGCAAGGCACACTACGACGCCATCGTCGCGCTCGGCCGCTGAAGGTCCATCTTGCCGGCGCGCTCGTCGCCGCTCCGGTCACTCACCGGCGCCGAAGATTCCCTTTTCCGGACTGCGGATACGCGCGACCACGGCCGGTGACTCAAGTGCTCGAGGGCACGCGCTCGATCGCTCGGACCGCTCTCGGAACCTCGCCAGCGATAATCTGGACAAGCCTCTTTCAACCCTCTGTAACCACGCATGTGATCGAAACCCTGACCGTGCTCGCACCCGGCCTCCTCGGAGGCTCCGTCGCCCAAGCCGCGCGCTCCCGCGGTCTCGCGCGGTCGATCCGTGTGTGGTCACGCCGCGCCGAGACACGCGCTGCCCTTCGTGAGGTGTCTTGGTGCGATTCAGTTCACGACATCGCGAGCGAAGCCGTCGCAGGGAGCGACTTCGTCGTGGTTTGTCCACCGGTCGACCGCATCGTCTCCCTCGTCGAAGAAGTCGCGTCGTCTCTTGCGCCGGATGCCGTCGTGACCGACGTCGGCAGCGTCAAAGGGTCGCTTGTCCGCCACGCCTCCGCCGCCGTCCGCGACCGCGCGCACTTCGTCGGCAGCCACCCCATGGCAGGCTCCGATCGCACCGGCCACGTCCACGCCGATCCGGATCTGTTTCGAGGACGCCCCTGTTTCGTGACTCCCTTGCCGGACACGGACCCCGTGGCAGTCCAGCGTGTGGTCGACTTCTGGCGCGCCCTCGACGCTGTCGTCGTCACCGAAAAACCCGAGACGCACGACGAAATCGTTGCCCACGTCAGCCACCTCCCCCACGCCCTCGCCTCCGTCCTCTGCGCCACGCTCGCCGCGCGCGATCGGCGCTGGCGCGCCCTCGCCGGCCCCGGACTACGCGACACCACCCGCATCGCCGCGAGCGACGAAGACCTCTGGCGTGCCATCTTCCAACTCAACCGCGAAGAAGTCCTGCGCAGCATCCGCGCCTTCCAAGATGAGCTCGAGGCCTTCCAAGCCGCCCTCGCCAACGACGACTTCTTCGCCCTCCGCGCCATCCTCGAACGCGGACGCGACTACCGCGAAGGCTTCGGCTCCTGAATCCGGTCCCTCGCAGCCAGTCATGCTCGCCGACCCGTATCCGATCACTCCCTTCGTCCGACCCGCCGATGCGGCGGTCGCGCTGCCCGGCTCGAAGAGCATCACCAACCGCGCCCTCCTCCTTGCCGCCCTCGCCGAAGGCGAAACCACCCTCGAGGGTGCCCTCTTCAGCGAAGACACCGCCATCATGGCGGACTCCCTCCGGCGCATGGGCTTCGCGCTCGAAACCGACGAGGCCCGCCAGCGTATCACCATCGGCGGACGAGCGGGCGAGATCCCCGCGCCGGAAGCGCAGCTCTTCGTGGGTCTCGCGGGTACCGCTGCCCGCTTCCTCACCGCCCTCTGCTGCGCCGCCCCGACCGGCACATTCGGGATCGACGGCGTCCCGCAGATGCGCAAACGCCCCATGTCGGGCCTCCTCGAAGCGTTGCGCGCGCTCGGCGCACGCATCGAGTCCGCTGAAGGTTTCCTTCCGCTTCGCATAACCGCGTCCGGGCTCGACGGAGGTGCAGTCGTACTCGACGCCACATCCAGCAGCCAACTTCTCTCCGCCCTGTTGATGGTCGCCCCCCTCGCGCGCGCTCCCGTCCGCGTCCGCCTCGCCGACCCCTCCTACCGTCGCGAATACGTCACCATGACGCTCCGCATGATGGAGCGCTTCGGCCAACCTCCGGCGCGATACAGTGCAGACGGACTCCTCGTCGAACCCGAACACGGACACGCCTACCGATCGCCCGGTGGTCGTTTCGCCGTCGAGCCGGACGCCTCCGCCGCCAGTTACTTCCTTGCTCTTCCTGTCGTATCCGCTGGTCGGATACGGCTTCCCGGCATCCCACGCGACTCGCTCCAGGGCGACACCGCCTTCGCCGAGGTGATCCGTGCGGTCGGAGCCACGATCGAACACGGCGAAGGCGGACTCGTCTGCACCTTCCCTCGCGCGCATGAACCGTCGGCCGTCCGGCGCGACTTCCACGCCATCTCCGACACGTTCCTCACCCTCGCCGCGATAGCGCCTCTGCTCGACGGCGTCACTCGGATCACCGGCATCGCCCACACCCGCAAGCAGGAGACGGACCGCGTCTCGGGCATGGCCACGGAGTTGCGCAAGCTCGGCCAACACGTGATCGAGGAACACGACTCGCTCGAGATCCACCCGCGCCCTCTCGTGCCGCACACGGAAATCGAAACTTACCACGACCATCGCTTCGCGATGAGCTTCGCCGTCCTCGGATGCCACGACCTCCTCGGCGACGGAAAGCCGTGGTTGACCATCCGCAACCCCGCGTGTTGCGCCAAGACATTCCCACGTTTCTTCGAAACTCTCGAGGAAGTCCGCTCACGCAGCACACGTTCCTGACATGGCCGAATCCCGTTTCCTCATCGTGGCCGTCGACGGCGGTGCCGCCTCCGGAAAGTCCTCCACCTCGCGCGCGATCAGCGAACGCTTCGGCCTGTTGCACGTCGACACAGGCTCGTTCTACCGAGCGGTCACGTTCAAGCTGCTCGAACTCGGCGTCGCTCCCGACGACCCCTCCGCCGTCGAAACCGCACTCGCACGTCTGCGTCCCGGTACTCGCGTGGAGGGCCGCAGCGCCCGCATGGAGATCGACGGCTGGACTCCCGGAGACGAGATCCGCAGTGCTCGCGTCAACGACAACGTCTCCCGGTTCGCCGCTCTACCCGTCGTGCGCCGATTCCTCTTGGACTACCAACGAGGACAAGCCGATGTCGCCCGCCGCCACGGGTTCGAAGGGCTCGTCATGGAGGGGCGCGACATCGGTTCGGTGATCTTTCCCGATGCCGACCTCCGGATCTTCCTCGAGGCCTCGTCCGCGGCGCGGGCCGCGCGCCGCGCCGCAGAGGGCCACGTCGACCAGATTCACGAGCGCGACCGCCTCGACACTCAACGCAAGACGGCGCCACTCGTATGCCCGGTCGGTGCCGTCCCGATCGACTCCACGCACTTGTCCCTTTCGGAGGTCGTGGATCGAGTGGCGACGCTCGTGCGGTCCAAGCTCGGCACCTGACTCCCGATCCTACGGAACCCCATGTAGACCACCGGGATACGGCTCCGAGATGCCGTGTCCGACGGTCAAGCTCGGACTCGCGAGTCCGATGTGAGGATTCATGTTCTCGTGCCTGCGGTCCCCTTCCGCCATCTTCCGCTACGCCGCCTACGGTGCTGCGTTCGGCTGCTTGTTCCCGTTGGGAGCCACCATCATCCACCTTTACGGCACGGCCTCGGAGTTCACTTGGGCGCACGCGCTCGACGCCCACCGCACCACACCCCTCCTCTGGATCATCGATACTGCTCCGCTGTTCCTCGGTTTCGTCGCCGCACTCGCAGGCTGCCGTCAGGACATGCTCGTACAGGCACGCATACGCGCCGAAAACGCCTCGAGCGTGAAGTCGGAGTTCCTCGCCATGATGAGCCACGAGATCCGCACCCCCATGAACGGAGTGATCGGCATGCTCACTCTCCTGCGCGACACCTCCTTGGACGAGGAACAACGCGAGTTCGCCGACACCGCCTTGTACTCCAGCGAAGCCCTGCTCGCCATCATCAACGACATCCTCGACTTCTCTCGGATCGAAGCAGGACGTATCGACTTGGAGGATACAGCGTTCGAACCCGCACGCATCGTCCGCGACGTGATCAAGCTCCTCGCGCCGACGGCGTCCGCAAAAGGGATCCGACTGTCCGTGCGCAATGGACACGAACTTCCCTCGGCGGCTCTCGGCGATCCGTGCCGCTTGCGGCAAATCATCATGAATCTCGTCCAGAACGCCGTGAAATTCACCTCCCGCGGCGAGGTCGAGGTGCTGGTGTCGGTCTGCCGGTCTCAACCTCGGCCGTACCTGCGTTTCGACGTACGCGACACCGGAATCGGCATCTCGCACGAAGCCCAACGTCGATTGTTCACCCCCTTCACCCAAGCCGACAGTTCCACCACCCGCCGCTTCGGCGGCACCGGGCTCGGCCTCGCCATCACCGCTCGCCTCGCCGAACTCATGGATGGTTCGATCTCGGTCTCGAGCGAACCCGGCAAGGGCTCGACGTTCACCGTCCGCATCCCGCTGCGCGAACCCGCGCCCGCCCCGGCTGCCCCACGAGCCGACGCGGCCTGAGCGTCACTCGTTCGGAGACTTCGTCGCGTCGATCGCTTCCACCAGCGTCCGCTCGACGCGCAAGACGGTCCCGTGCCGCACCCGCTTCGCGGTGCCTTCGTCGGGAAGGCGAATCCGGTCGGAAACGTCTTCCCAGTCGACGAGATCGCGCGAGCGTAAGGCCCCGTATCGACGATCTCGATACGCGTCGTAGTAGATCACCCAGTCGTCGCCGACTCGGATCCCCGTCGGCCCCTCCACCCACACGCCCTCGGGCGAGATCCGTTCGGAGAACGGTCCGAAGGGACCACGCATGTCGTCGACGGCCGCGATCTGCAGGTACTTCGCCGGCGGATGCCGCGTCTCGTCCTTTATCACCAAATGCAGTCCTCGATCCGTTCGGAGAAAGGTCGCATCGATCACGCTGAAGCCGGGATCGAGGAAGAGCTCGGTCGGAGAGAACGACTCGAAGTCCTTCGTCGTGGTGAAGTACATCCGGTGGTTCAAGTCGTCTTCGGACGCACCGGCCGTCTCGGTGAAGCGTCCCGGAATCGTCGACGCCCAGAACACGATGTACTCGCTCCGTTCTGCGTCCCACGCGACTTCGGGTGCCCACGAATTGCGCGCCGTCGGTTCGTGCTCCATGACGGGAATCGACTTCTGCGGCGACCAATTCAGGAAGTCGCGCGTCGACGCGTAGCCAATGCCTCGCTCCCACCAACCCGACGTCCACACCATGTGGAAGGTGCCGTCTGCCGCGCGCACCGCGCAAGGATCCCGCATGAGCTTCGCACCGCCGACTTCGGGTCGCAGCAAGCTGCGACCGCCCGCCACGGATTCCCACGCGTAGCCGTCTTCGCTCCACGCGAGATGCAGGCCGCTCTCGCCGTTGCCCACGAAGTAGGTGAAGAGAAACACTTGGTCGTCCGCCGCACGCGCGGAAGACGCACCGGTGATCGCCAGTGCGAAGGCGAGAACGAGCGGAAGTCTCGGAGCTTTCATGATCGAGGTCGGGTTTCGGAAAGGAAGGGTCATCACGTATCCACGAACAGAGTACGAAGACATGCGGGATCGACCTCTACTTCGGGATCGAACACAGGGCTCGTCGCGTAACTCTCCAGACTCGCCTGCAATTGTCGGCAAACCGGGTCCGTCGCGAAACGAAAGTCGATGCTCGACACGAGCACGCGTCCCTTGCCTACGCGCGCCTCGAAGACGAGGCCCAATCGTCGGGCCGAATTCCAGTCGTCGACGACTTGCACGATCGGCCGTAGCGACGGCGGCAGACGGTCCAGAATCATCGCACCCGAGTTGCGGATCACGTACCACCACTGCCAATCGGTGTGCCCATCCGTCGGGAACGACGCGAACGCCGGATGCGCCGGGTCGCACAGGACTCCCAAGGTGTGCGGCGCCTGCCCCGCCGTACACCACGTGTTCCAAAAGATCGGGGTGAACCCCAACTGCACCTGCCCACGCGCGTCACCACGCAACTTCAAGCTCGGCACGGTGAGAACGACGGTGTCGCCGCGAGCAAGCGTCTCCTCGACGCGCGCGTTCCACCCGGCCGCACGCATCACGCGCGTTTCGGCCGGTGTGTCACCGCTGTCCGGATACACCCACACGGACCAGTCGTTCTCGATCGCGGTCCCGTCGATCCCGACCACGAGCTTCAACCTTGCGGGCGTCGATACACCTTCCAAATCCACGAGGATCCGATCCACGCGGCGCAATCCTCCGGCCGCGAGCGACACCGCTCCGAAAACGCCCTCGCGCACGACCGAGCACGCGTCGTCGACGAGCTTCCAACGCACCACGGCGTCCGACAAGTCTTCCGCGCCGAAGTGCGCGATCTCGACCTCGGCGACCAAGAGATCGCCCGCCTCGAAGACGCGACGCTCCAGCCGCACCAGCGGCACGATCGACCCACAGAACCGCCGCATCTCGCCCGCCTCGAGGTAACCTTTGGAACGCCAGAAGACGTCGAGCACTCCCACCGGCGCGGTTCCCTGCCCGGGAAAGTCCCGCAGATCGAGCAATTGAAAGCCCGCCAGACCCGGCGTGCGCAGCGCCGACTCGATCTCTTCCTTGTAACAGAGCACCTGCAGGCGACCCGAGGCCGCGAGAAAGGCCGACGCTTGGTCGTCCATGTGGTTCGCCGCGAGCTTCTCGCGAAACAACTCGAGATTTCGCGGCTTCAAGTGCCCGATATAGGAGTCCGTGTCGTCGAGTCGTGGATACGCGCACCACTGGCCGATCTCGTGCGTGACGATCGGCACGTCGCGCGTTTCGACGTAGGACCGGTAGTCGGTGCGCGTCTCGGGAGGCAGGGCGTTCAGCCGCGACTTCAATCCCGCGAGCCACTGGTGCGTCCGCAGGTCCGAGGTGACGTGAAACTGATTCGTCGGCAACAGGGGCCAGCACGCAGTTGCGGTGTAGAGTCGCCGCGAATCCTCTTGGCGACGACGCTCGGTCCATCCCGCGAGCCAAGTGTCCGCACTGTGCCCGCCTCCAGGCTCGTTACCCGCCGCCATGAGCACGAACGAGGCATGGTTGCCGTAGGTGTCGAGAATACGCCGCGACTCCGCTTCCAGCCACGCGTCGACTGGTCGCCCCTGCCCCAACACGGTCGATTGGTTGGGCCACGAGCCCGCTTCGATCTGCAAGTAGACGCCGGCGCGATCCGCCGCGACGAACGCCGCTTCGGGCGGACACCACGAATGAAACCTCAGATGATTCAGGCCGTGCGCGCGCACCACGTCCATGATCTCGAGCCACGAGTCCACGTCCGTCGGCGGGTAACCCGTCCGCGGAAAGATGCAGCACTCCAGCGCGCCACGCAGAAACAACGGCTGGCCGTTCATCAGCATGCGCCGTCCTTCCGTCGTGATTTCCCGCAGCCCGAACTCGACCTCGCGTCGATGCCCGCTTCCCTCCACCTCCGCGACGACTCGGTGAAGAATCGGACTGAACTCGCTCCACGTCCGCGCCTCTCGACCGAGCTCCAACTCCGCATGGAACTCGCCTTTGGCCCCCACCTCCGTGTGCACGACCACTCGCGGACCCATCGACTCTCCGTCGATCAGTGCGTGCAACGACACTCGCACGCTCTCGTCCGCACCGTCGACCCGGCCTCGGACGTGCACTCGTCGCCGCGTCACGTCCGGAAACACGTCGAGCTTTCCGATCCGAACCGAGGGTGTAGCCACGATCTGGATACGGCCGACGGCGCCGTTCCAATCGCCCTGCGTGTTGTCGCTGATCGAATGCGAATTCACTCCGAGATCGATCAACAGGCCGTTCTCGATCCGCAACGTGAGGACGTGCGTCCCCGCCGCGCAATGCTCTCCGATTTCGTGGACGTGCGGCACCGAGAGGCTGTCGCACGTGCCGAGGAGGCGATCGTCGAGCCACACGGTGGACCGCCAATGCACGCGCTCGAGTTCCACCGCCAGACGCATACCGTCCCACTCGGCCGGCACTTCGAACGTCCGCCGATACCAGGCGGCACCGCTGAAACGCACCGTCGGCGTGAGCCAGAACGGAAGCCGCAAGCGCCCCGGCTCGCGGTCGTCCGCGTGCTCGGGAACGTCGAAGAACGTTCGGTCGAAGAACGTGCCGATCCACGGCCCCTCGATCGTCGGTGGATCGCCGATCCCTTGTTGTTGCAGCGAACCGGGCAATTCGACGCGAAACACATCGGGAGACGCCTCGAGCGCGGCGAGCGCCGAAGCATCGTCTTCATCGCGTCGGCCGAGTCTGCCGCGCCAAACCCCGGCCAGAGAGAGTTCCACGCCCTCGGAGCGCACCAGTTCGCTCAATGCGCGTGCCCTTCGTGCGCGTGGCCGTCGTGTCCCGAACCGACGGGAAACGCGACTCTCACCCCGTTGAAGGTGCCCGCCGGAAGCGTCACGCTCGACAGCAGGACCTCGAACGGCCCCGGCCCCTTCAGCGTCTCGGCCTCGGCACGAAACTGCGACGTGTCGCCCACGGTCTCGCCGGTGGCAGGGTTGGCGACCGCGCGCAGGAGAAGCGGTTGCGTCGCTCCTCCGGCCACACTGACGCTCGCGGCCAACGATGGAGCCGAGATCCGCACGAAGTTCTCCGCGTGGGCATCGAGCAGGTAGACATCGAGCGCGCCGACCGAGGCGTCGTGCACGAATTCGAG from Opitutales bacterium ASA1 encodes the following:
- the aroA gene encoding 3-phosphoshikimate 1-carboxyvinyltransferase, with the protein product MLADPYPITPFVRPADAAVALPGSKSITNRALLLAALAEGETTLEGALFSEDTAIMADSLRRMGFALETDEARQRITIGGRAGEIPAPEAQLFVGLAGTAARFLTALCCAAPTGTFGIDGVPQMRKRPMSGLLEALRALGARIESAEGFLPLRITASGLDGGAVVLDATSSSQLLSALLMVAPLARAPVRVRLADPSYRREYVTMTLRMMERFGQPPARYSADGLLVEPEHGHAYRSPGGRFAVEPDASAASYFLALPVVSAGRIRLPGIPRDSLQGDTAFAEVIRAVGATIEHGEGGLVCTFPRAHEPSAVRRDFHAISDTFLTLAAIAPLLDGVTRITGIAHTRKQETDRVSGMATELRKLGQHVIEEHDSLEIHPRPLVPHTEIETYHDHRFAMSFAVLGCHDLLGDGKPWLTIRNPACCAKTFPRFFETLEEVRSRSTRS
- a CDS encoding TRAM domain-containing protein; translation: MNRTLLPIRVVFLLVCCLGGWLVTFTVKEWDGYWLLGTVVGGLIGALTVLTDVLLKGFSLRGMSAVTFGLGVGTLVAWLIGSSPLLEYGEEQIVFLVRLALFLICGYLGMVLALRGADEFQLVIPYVRFVPHEVDVPLVVLDTSALIDGRIVRICEAHFLASALIVPEFVVRELHEMADAREPSRQARGRRGLSALNELRALPHVDLRVVESDASKGGGSEEKLVFLAQTMKAKLLTTDFPLTQRAQFHGVPCLNMNALSKALHTELQAGERVRVDLVKPGRDAGQAVGYLADGSMVVVENGAPQIGKSIEVEVTSILPSAGGKMIFARPVERR
- a CDS encoding glycoside hydrolase family 2 TIM barrel-domain containing protein, encoding MSELVRSEGVELSLAGVWRGRLGRRDEDDASALAALEASPDVFRVELPGSLQQQGIGDPPTIEGPWIGTFFDRTFFDVPEHADDREPGRLRLPFWLTPTVRFSGAAWYRRTFEVPAEWDGMRLAVELERVHWRSTVWLDDRLLGTCDSLSVPHVHEIGEHCAAGTHVLTLRIENGLLIDLGVNSHSISDNTQGDWNGAVGRIQIVATPSVRIGKLDVFPDVTRRRVHVRGRVDGADESVRVSLHALIDGESMGPRVVVHTEVGAKGEFHAELELGREARTWSEFSPILHRVVAEVEGSGHRREVEFGLREITTEGRRMLMNGQPLFLRGALECCIFPRTGYPPTDVDSWLEIMDVVRAHGLNHLRFHSWCPPEAAFVAADRAGVYLQIEAGSWPNQSTVLGQGRPVDAWLEAESRRILDTYGNHASFVLMAAGNEPGGGHSADTWLAGWTERRRQEDSRRLYTATACWPLLPTNQFHVTSDLRTHQWLAGLKSRLNALPPETRTDYRSYVETRDVPIVTHEIGQWCAYPRLDDTDSYIGHLKPRNLELFREKLAANHMDDQASAFLAASGRLQVLCYKEEIESALRTPGLAGFQLLDLRDFPGQGTAPVGVLDVFWRSKGYLEAGEMRRFCGSIVPLVRLERRVFEAGDLLVAEVEIAHFGAEDLSDAVVRWKLVDDACSVVREGVFGAVSLAAGGLRRVDRILVDLEGVSTPARLKLVVGIDGTAIENDWSVWVYPDSGDTPAETRVMRAAGWNARVEETLARGDTVVLTVPSLKLRGDARGQVQLGFTPIFWNTWCTAGQAPHTLGVLCDPAHPAFASFPTDGHTDWQWWYVIRNSGAMILDRLPPSLRPIVQVVDDWNSARRLGLVFEARVGKGRVLVSSIDFRFATDPVCRQLQASLESYATSPVFDPEVEVDPACLRTLFVDT
- the cmk gene encoding (d)CMP kinase, with product MAESRFLIVAVDGGAASGKSSTSRAISERFGLLHVDTGSFYRAVTFKLLELGVAPDDPSAVETALARLRPGTRVEGRSARMEIDGWTPGDEIRSARVNDNVSRFAALPVVRRFLLDYQRGQADVARRHGFEGLVMEGRDIGSVIFPDADLRIFLEASSAARAARRAAEGHVDQIHERDRLDTQRKTAPLVCPVGAVPIDSTHLSLSEVVDRVATLVRSKLGT
- a CDS encoding EVE domain-containing protein, whose protein sequence is MNHWLVKQEPDTYSWEDFVADGRTTWDGVRNFQARNNLRAMKRGDSVLFYASVGPKCVMGTAKVGREAFPDPTADEGDWSAVELVVDKTLEHPVTLDAIKARPDLAELPLIRQSRLSVMPLSKAHYDAIVALGR